In a single window of the Ruminococcus albus 7 = DSM 20455 genome:
- a CDS encoding YdcF family protein, whose protein sequence is MTFKYVILAVEIFFLLLFIAPFPILNAGNIAGIAFFGILIAATAAHAHFFKLLQILWSHAWGKGIITAVILFLIVGFTYVGILSAKMYQAQENEPKETDLIIVLGCKVKGERPSRMLRRRLDAAYEAMQKHPDALVVLSGGKGSDEKISEAEGMRRYLVEKGADESRLIMEDKSTNTFENIKFSFAITDKLGCGRDITIVTDGFHQYRASLIAKQEGAKNVTAYSANTQPKYVPTYWVREWLGLTHFFVFGN, encoded by the coding sequence ATGACTTTTAAATACGTAATACTGGCGGTTGAAATATTTTTTCTGTTGCTATTTATCGCACCATTTCCAATATTAAATGCTGGAAATATTGCGGGAATTGCTTTTTTCGGAATACTCATAGCGGCGACAGCTGCACACGCTCATTTTTTCAAATTACTACAAATTCTATGGTCACACGCGTGGGGCAAAGGCATTATCACAGCTGTAATATTATTCCTAATTGTCGGATTCACCTATGTTGGTATACTTTCCGCAAAAATGTACCAGGCACAGGAAAATGAACCTAAAGAAACCGACCTGATAATAGTTCTCGGTTGTAAGGTCAAGGGCGAAAGACCTTCACGAATGCTCAGGAGGAGACTTGATGCTGCATACGAAGCTATGCAAAAACATCCCGATGCATTGGTAGTCCTCTCAGGTGGGAAAGGCAGCGATGAAAAAATCTCCGAAGCAGAAGGTATGCGAAGATACCTTGTGGAAAAAGGCGCTGATGAAAGCCGTCTTATAATGGAGGACAAATCTACCAACACATTTGAGAATATCAAATTTTCTTTCGCCATAACAGATAAACTTGGCTGCGGCAGAGATATCACGATAGTTACAGACGGTTTCCACCAATACCGCGCTAGTCTTATCGCAAAGCAGGAGGGCGCTAAAAACGTGACCGCCTATTCCGCCAATACACAGCCCAAATATGTTCCGACCTACTGGGTACGTGAATGGCTGGGTCTAACTCATTTCTTCGTATTTGGAAATTAA
- a CDS encoding HPr family phosphocarrier protein, producing MKKVKISLDSIQAVKEFVGIVMMYDFDVDLTSGRYAVDAKSIMGIFSLDLSNPIQLTAHTDDADKFFAEIKKFIVE from the coding sequence ATGAAAAAGGTTAAGATATCTCTTGATTCCATTCAGGCAGTTAAGGAATTTGTTGGCATCGTTATGATGTATGATTTTGATGTTGATCTGACATCAGGAAGATATGCAGTTGACGCTAAGTCTATAATGGGTATATTCAGCCTCGATCTGTCTAACCCGATTCAGCTGACAGCTCACACAGATGACGCTGACAAGTTCTTCGCAGAGATAAAGAAATTCATCGTTGAATAA
- the mtaB gene encoding tRNA (N(6)-L-threonylcarbamoyladenosine(37)-C(2))-methylthiotransferase MtaB has product MKIFYYTFGCKVNQYETENIRERFEQEGDTAAADIASADVCVINSCTVTEQADSKCMQMLRRIRKVSPRAVTVLAGCFPQAFSDKAEKLTECDIIVGTDDKGRIPEFTDRFMKTGERIISIRKHEKGEKFDTMTNKCSGEKTRSYIKIQDGCDCYCSYCIIPYARGHVRSKPMEDVVREASENIAAGHKELILTGINLCFYGRDLSERPTLTDVVEKVCSLDGEFRVRLGSIEPEMMLADDIKRLSVLDKLCPHFHLSLQSGCDSTLKNMNRRYDSSGYASLCATIRNYFPDCALTTDIMVGFPGEDEKAFEESLSFVEEIAFAEAHIFPYSRRAGTKADSFTDQVPQHIKHERAKRMAEVCAESKSGFLAGCVGKVFDVLFERETEADWHSGHAPNYVTVKVKRNSPSDSLRRQIRKVRIISSDKEVCYGEFV; this is encoded by the coding sequence ATGAAAATATTCTACTATACTTTCGGCTGTAAGGTAAATCAGTACGAAACTGAAAATATCCGTGAAAGATTTGAGCAGGAGGGAGACACTGCTGCAGCGGATATAGCTTCAGCAGACGTGTGTGTTATAAACAGTTGTACGGTTACCGAACAGGCGGATTCCAAGTGTATGCAGATGCTGAGAAGGATACGCAAGGTCTCACCTCGGGCTGTAACTGTTCTTGCTGGCTGTTTTCCGCAGGCATTCAGTGATAAAGCAGAGAAGCTTACCGAATGTGATATCATAGTAGGAACAGATGACAAAGGACGTATACCCGAGTTTACAGATAGATTTATGAAAACAGGTGAGAGGATCATAAGTATCCGTAAACATGAAAAGGGTGAAAAATTTGATACTATGACAAACAAATGCAGCGGAGAAAAAACACGGTCGTATATTAAGATACAGGATGGCTGTGATTGTTATTGCAGTTACTGTATAATTCCGTATGCAAGAGGTCATGTCAGATCAAAACCAATGGAAGATGTTGTACGTGAGGCATCGGAGAATATTGCCGCAGGTCATAAGGAGCTTATACTTACAGGTATAAATCTGTGTTTTTATGGAAGAGATCTTTCTGAAAGACCAACTTTGACTGATGTTGTAGAGAAAGTATGTTCACTGGACGGTGAGTTCCGAGTAAGACTTGGTTCTATAGAGCCTGAAATGATGCTTGCCGATGATATAAAACGTTTATCGGTGTTGGATAAACTTTGTCCGCATTTTCATCTTTCATTGCAAAGCGGATGTGACAGTACTCTGAAGAATATGAACAGACGATATGACTCTTCTGGATATGCTTCACTATGTGCTACTATTAGAAATTATTTTCCTGATTGTGCATTAACTACTGATATAATGGTGGGCTTTCCCGGTGAGGATGAAAAGGCTTTTGAAGAATCGCTTTCATTTGTTGAAGAGATAGCTTTTGCAGAAGCTCATATATTTCCTTATTCAAGACGTGCAGGTACTAAAGCAGACAGTTTTACAGATCAGGTACCTCAGCATATAAAACATGAAAGGGCAAAGCGTATGGCTGAGGTATGTGCTGAATCCAAATCCGGGTTTTTAGCTGGTTGTGTCGGAAAAGTATTTGATGTTCTTTTTGAACGAGAGACCGAGGCAGATTGGCACAGCGGCCATGCACCGAATTATGTTACAGTGAAAGTAAAGAGAAACAGTCCGTCAGATTCACTTCGCAGACAGATTCGTAAGGTTCGTATAATATCGTCAGATAAAGAAGTTTGCTATGGAGAATTTGTATAG
- a CDS encoding leucine-rich repeat protein, with product MNNHVGWKKTTAFIMALTLVAGNMPANVGGFFTVGTGIVATAVPPSENNSGILFENASIINSWTSGDCTVTLDSEGTLTVSKNEGSGNGAMADYGSAADRPWHSISSDIKSVIIEDGVTTVGNAAFALFSGLNSVTIPGSVEMLGYRSFYSCNLSSLHFDTRTNDLTLNVQAFKTNPFTTTDITPNNLQYVPINNSNAEPASLTADALKNGNIIIKGVSIVYTPVEAKAPTYEENGNIAYYVGTDDKYYTYDETTSSYTEIDLEDTVIPKLEMQPSMNIVVDSSKMDLNFYVPIADDYSISDYTVTYGGEDQTLSEIQLSNKNYGVFTVKCAAKNMTDEKQFVIKNGDTQIFSENISAAGYLKQLKDHSTYGPMVKSMLRYGAAAQNYFGYKTDDPANSGIEGYGLDTLKELKIDDNSPSQVQYSQAFDLQYSSYYGMNMTYDYDTSLLIAFRITGSYEASKAELEEKFVSETYEVTYEKDNTGNFIIVKVANIPIKKLGEPVFTFGGVDVKATDYLARIANNLEKSDKLRDLCRGLYAFYASAT from the coding sequence ATGAATAATCATGTCGGATGGAAAAAAACAACAGCATTTATCATGGCATTGACTCTTGTAGCAGGCAATATGCCTGCAAACGTAGGAGGTTTTTTTACAGTAGGCACAGGCATTGTAGCTACAGCAGTACCGCCGTCTGAAAATAATTCTGGGATATTGTTTGAAAATGCATCCATAATTAATTCATGGACAAGCGGAGATTGTACCGTGACACTTGATTCTGAAGGTACTCTGACAGTATCCAAAAATGAAGGCAGCGGCAATGGCGCTATGGCGGATTATGGTTCTGCAGCTGACAGACCGTGGCACAGTATTTCTTCTGATATCAAGTCAGTAATCATCGAAGATGGTGTAACAACTGTTGGCAACGCTGCTTTTGCTTTATTTAGTGGATTAAATTCTGTAACTATTCCAGGTTCAGTTGAAATGTTAGGTTACAGATCTTTTTATAGCTGTAATTTATCATCTCTTCATTTTGATACGAGAACAAATGATTTGACGCTTAATGTTCAAGCATTTAAAACCAATCCATTTACAACTACCGATATCACTCCCAATAATTTGCAGTATGTTCCAATTAATAATTCAAATGCAGAACCTGCTTCTCTTACAGCAGATGCCCTTAAAAACGGTAATATTATCATAAAGGGTGTTTCTATAGTATATACACCTGTTGAAGCTAAAGCACCAACTTATGAAGAAAACGGAAATATCGCATATTATGTTGGTACAGATGACAAATATTATACTTATGATGAAACAACATCCTCATATACTGAAATAGATCTTGAAGACACTGTTATCCCAAAGCTGGAAATGCAGCCCTCTATGAATATAGTTGTTGATTCTTCTAAGATGGATCTGAATTTCTATGTTCCTATAGCTGACGATTATTCGATTTCAGATTATACTGTAACATACGGCGGCGAAGATCAGACACTTTCTGAGATTCAGTTAAGTAATAAGAATTATGGTGTGTTTACTGTAAAGTGTGCCGCTAAGAATATGACAGATGAAAAACAATTCGTCATCAAAAACGGAGATACTCAGATATTCAGCGAAAATATTTCTGCTGCAGGTTATCTTAAACAGCTGAAGGACCATTCGACTTACGGTCCTATGGTCAAATCCATGCTTCGATATGGTGCAGCCGCACAGAATTATTTCGGATACAAAACAGATGATCCGGCAAACAGTGGTATCGAAGGTTATGGACTTGATACTCTGAAAGAATTAAAAATTGATGATAATTCACCTTCTCAAGTTCAATATTCTCAGGCATTTGACCTTCAGTATTCTTCATATTATGGAATGAATATGACCTATGATTATGATACATCACTGCTTATTGCATTCAGGATCACAGGCAGCTATGAAGCATCTAAGGCTGAGCTTGAAGAAAAATTCGTAAGTGAAACTTACGAAGTCACCTATGAAAAAGACAACACCGGCAATTTTATTATCGTTAAGGTAGCAAATATCCCGATCAAGAAGCTTGGTGAACCTGTCTTTACTTTTGGCGGTGTTGATGTCAAGGCAACTGATTATCTTGCAAGGATAGCAAATAATCTCGAAAAATCCGATAAATTGCGAGATCTGTGCAGAGGACTTTATGCGTTTTATGCTTCTGCAACTTAA
- a CDS encoding Mrp/NBP35 family ATP-binding protein — translation MSEECTHDCSSCSADCSSRDNGIEKAPAHYMSNVKKVIAVVSGKGGVGKSLVTSLLAVDFARKGFKTAVLDADITGPSIPKIFGINERPVNNEEALFPCESEFGTKVMSINLLMENSSDPVIWRGPVIAGAVTQFWTDVAWGDVDYMFVDMPPGTGDVPLTVFQSLPVDGIVIVSSPQSLVSLVVEKSVKMAKMMNVPILGIIENMSYLKCPDCGKEIKVFGDSHVDEIAKEYDLKVLAKLPIDPLTATLCDSGKIEIIENDTIAAFKDIKF, via the coding sequence ATGAGTGAAGAATGTACACATGATTGCAGCAGCTGCTCAGCTGATTGCTCATCAAGAGATAATGGCATAGAAAAAGCACCTGCACATTATATGTCTAATGTTAAAAAGGTCATCGCGGTAGTCAGCGGAAAGGGTGGTGTTGGTAAATCACTTGTTACATCTCTGCTGGCTGTTGATTTTGCCAGAAAGGGCTTCAAAACTGCTGTGCTTGATGCAGATATCACAGGTCCTTCAATCCCTAAGATTTTTGGCATTAATGAAAGACCTGTCAACAATGAGGAAGCTCTGTTCCCTTGTGAGAGCGAATTCGGTACTAAGGTCATGTCAATAAATCTGCTGATGGAAAATTCCTCTGATCCTGTTATATGGCGCGGCCCTGTTATAGCAGGTGCTGTAACACAGTTCTGGACAGATGTTGCATGGGGCGATGTTGACTATATGTTCGTTGATATGCCTCCCGGAACAGGTGATGTTCCACTGACAGTTTTCCAGTCACTTCCTGTTGACGGTATTGTAATTGTAAGCTCACCTCAGTCTCTTGTATCTCTTGTTGTGGAAAAATCTGTAAAAATGGCAAAGATGATGAATGTTCCCATACTCGGTATCATCGAGAATATGAGCTATCTTAAATGTCCGGATTGCGGCAAGGAGATCAAGGTGTTCGGTGACAGCCATGTAGATGAGATCGCTAAGGAATATGATCTCAAAGTTCTTGCAAAACTGCCTATCGACCCGCTTACTGCAACTCTCTGTGACAGCGGCAAGATCGAGATAATCGAAAATGATACTATTGCGGCTTTCAAGGATATCAAATTCTGA
- a CDS encoding MATE family efflux transporter, whose protein sequence is MKTSLKEKYIGDKAFYKRVLITVIPMILQNLVTNFVSMIDNIMVGQIGTEQMSGVSIVNQFIFVFNITVFGAVAGPGIFGAQFFGKGDNDGLRYTVRFKLYICAVTIAVGAFVLGFFDEPLIKLFISEDDSPEMIALTIKSAKDYMGIMIIGLIPFGIGQAYSSTLRECSITTIPMISSMTAVGVNLVLDYGLIFGKLGMPEMGVKGAAVATVIAKAIEAAVVIIWTHSNPKSNPYIVGLFRSTAIPSNLIRSMTFKGYPLLINEFLWAAGMSVLAQCYSERGLDVVAARNISSTITNLFSVVFIQLGACIGIIVGAELGANKLKEARSTDDKLRFFSVISTVILAAAIIPLAPLFPKLYKTSEAVKDLSTFMIIIQAIAMPLWSYTHACYFTLRSGGKTGLTFLFDFVFTWVLVIPCAFILAHFTEMDIHPMFTIITFAEIIKVFLGYFMVRSDIWISNLVDEK, encoded by the coding sequence ATGAAAACATCATTAAAAGAAAAATATATAGGTGACAAAGCTTTCTATAAGCGCGTGCTTATTACAGTAATACCGATGATACTGCAGAATCTTGTCACAAATTTTGTCAGCATGATAGATAACATCATGGTCGGGCAAATAGGAACAGAACAGATGAGCGGTGTATCTATCGTGAATCAGTTCATATTTGTATTCAATATAACTGTATTCGGTGCAGTCGCCGGTCCGGGTATTTTCGGAGCACAGTTTTTCGGCAAAGGCGACAACGATGGTCTAAGGTACACAGTACGATTCAAGCTGTATATCTGTGCTGTTACTATTGCCGTAGGAGCATTTGTATTAGGATTTTTCGATGAACCTCTGATAAAATTATTTATAAGTGAAGATGATAGTCCTGAGATGATAGCTCTTACCATAAAAAGCGCAAAGGACTATATGGGAATAATGATAATAGGTCTGATACCTTTCGGGATCGGACAAGCATATTCGAGCACCCTTCGTGAGTGCAGTATCACCACTATACCAATGATAAGTTCTATGACAGCAGTCGGCGTGAACCTTGTTCTGGACTACGGACTCATTTTCGGAAAGCTTGGTATGCCGGAGATGGGTGTAAAAGGCGCCGCTGTTGCAACAGTAATAGCTAAAGCGATCGAAGCTGCAGTTGTTATAATCTGGACACATTCAAACCCCAAAAGTAACCCTTACATTGTAGGATTGTTCAGAAGCACAGCTATTCCATCTAACCTAATAAGATCTATGACGTTCAAAGGATACCCACTGCTGATAAACGAATTTCTATGGGCGGCAGGTATGTCAGTACTGGCTCAGTGTTATTCGGAAAGGGGTCTTGATGTAGTAGCTGCAAGAAACATAAGCAGTACCATAACAAATCTTTTCAGCGTGGTATTCATCCAACTGGGAGCTTGTATAGGGATTATAGTCGGTGCAGAGCTCGGAGCAAACAAGCTCAAAGAAGCACGAAGCACAGATGATAAGCTCAGGTTTTTTAGCGTCATATCCACTGTAATACTTGCTGCTGCGATAATACCTTTAGCCCCTCTTTTTCCAAAACTTTACAAAACAAGTGAAGCTGTCAAGGATCTTTCGACTTTCATGATAATTATACAGGCTATCGCTATGCCTTTATGGTCATACACTCACGCTTGCTACTTCACACTACGCAGCGGTGGAAAAACAGGTCTGACTTTCCTGTTTGATTTTGTATTCACCTGGGTACTTGTGATCCCCTGTGCTTTTATACTGGCTCACTTCACTGAAATGGATATCCACCCGATGTTTACTATAATAACTTTCGCGGAGATAATCAAAGTATTTCTAGGATATTTCATGGTTCGCTCTGATATATGGATAAGCAACCTTGTGGATGAAAAATAA
- a CDS encoding GNAT family N-acetyltransferase, translated as MNSIRLVKANAEKAVLVHRLQREAFMPLYERYRDDETSPALETVSRITERISDSDFLVIYLGDTPMGGVRIRRFENDGEVVRNISPLFIIPQYWDKGIGSEVMKVLFDTYSDADKWTLSTIEEDERNCHFYEKLGFVRTGTSTVINERMTIIGYEKRC; from the coding sequence TTGAACAGTATCAGGCTTGTTAAGGCAAATGCTGAGAAAGCTGTGCTTGTGCATAGGTTGCAGCGTGAGGCTTTTATGCCGCTGTATGAACGATACCGCGATGACGAGACTTCTCCCGCACTTGAAACTGTCAGCCGTATCACCGAAAGAATATCTGATTCCGATTTTCTGGTGATATATCTTGGGGATACGCCTATGGGCGGAGTAAGGATTCGGCGTTTTGAAAATGATGGTGAAGTCGTAAGGAATATCAGCCCGCTGTTTATTATTCCCCAATACTGGGATAAGGGTATCGGTTCAGAGGTCATGAAAGTGCTTTTTGATACCTATTCTGATGCTGACAAATGGACGCTTTCTACAATCGAAGAAGATGAAAGAAACTGTCATTTTTACGAAAAGCTGGGATTCGTTCGCACAGGCACAAGTACTGTCATAAACGAAAGAATGACTATCATCGGTTATGAGAAGAGATGCTGA
- a CDS encoding SPL family radical SAM protein: MEYIKAKTILQKCKDTSWFGNDYNMNLYRGCCHGCIYCDSRSDCYQIEDFDKVRAKDNALMILRDELRRKVKSGVIGTGSMSDPYNPFERDERLTEKSLMIIDAYGFGITVITKSPLITRDIHLYKQIAEHSPVLCKMTITTADDKLSRLVEPRVAASSERFDALARMSDAGVFTGITLMPVLPFIEDTEDNIRTIVRRAHECGVRCIYPAFGMTLRSGNREYFYQKLDESFSGLKDQYIRRYGNRYECPSPNAKKLWQVFTEECVRYGILYEMKAIINAYKAGYEDGQLSFFD, from the coding sequence ATGGAATACATCAAAGCTAAGACTATTCTGCAAAAGTGCAAAGATACCTCGTGGTTCGGGAATGATTACAATATGAATCTGTACCGCGGCTGCTGTCACGGTTGCATATATTGCGACAGCCGAAGTGATTGTTATCAGATAGAGGATTTTGACAAGGTTCGTGCCAAAGATAATGCGCTGATGATACTCCGTGATGAACTTCGCAGGAAAGTAAAATCAGGTGTAATAGGTACGGGTTCGATGTCCGACCCATATAACCCTTTTGAACGCGATGAAAGACTCACGGAAAAATCGCTGATGATTATAGATGCATACGGCTTCGGGATTACGGTGATAACCAAATCTCCGCTGATAACAAGAGATATCCATCTGTATAAACAGATAGCAGAACATTCACCCGTACTTTGTAAAATGACGATAACCACCGCAGATGACAAGCTTTCGCGGTTAGTTGAACCGCGTGTGGCTGCCTCTTCAGAAAGGTTTGATGCACTTGCCAGGATGTCCGATGCGGGAGTGTTCACCGGTATTACATTGATGCCTGTTCTGCCTTTTATTGAAGATACCGAGGATAACATAAGGACGATAGTTCGCAGAGCGCATGAATGTGGAGTGCGGTGCATATATCCTGCTTTCGGAATGACGCTTCGCTCAGGCAACAGGGAGTATTTTTACCAAAAGCTTGACGAGAGCTTCTCGGGGTTGAAAGATCAATATATCAGAAGATACGGCAACAGATATGAATGCCCGTCACCGAATGCTAAAAAACTTTGGCAGGTGTTCACAGAAGAATGCGTAAGGTACGGCATACTTTATGAGATGAAAGCAATTATTAACGCATATAAAGCAGGGTATGAAGACGGTCAGCTTAGCTTTTTTGACTGA
- a CDS encoding pyridoxamine 5'-phosphate oxidase family protein yields the protein MFREMLRKKQALTDEECIAVLKTEKRGVLSVLGDDDYPYGMPINHFYFDEDGHIYFHGAKFGHRVDAVKRHEKVSYCVFDEGYRKEGEWALNIKSVIVFGRLVPVEDEAKMIDICRKLSHKFTDDESYIESEIKKAGFRTLMYELIPEYMTGKLVKEA from the coding sequence ATGTTCAGAGAAATGCTGAGAAAGAAACAAGCTCTTACAGACGAAGAATGTATAGCGGTGTTAAAGACTGAAAAAAGGGGAGTTCTTTCTGTTCTTGGTGACGATGACTACCCATATGGTATGCCTATAAACCATTTCTATTTTGATGAGGACGGACATATTTATTTTCACGGTGCTAAGTTTGGTCACAGGGTCGATGCAGTGAAGCGCCACGAAAAGGTCAGCTACTGTGTTTTTGATGAGGGCTATCGCAAAGAAGGCGAATGGGCTCTGAACATAAAAAGCGTTATTGTTTTCGGCAGACTTGTTCCCGTGGAAGACGAAGCTAAGATGATAGACATCTGCAGAAAACTCAGCCATAAATTCACCGATGACGAAAGCTACATTGAAAGTGAGATAAAGAAGGCGGGTTTTCGTACATTGATGTACGAGCTTATTCCTGAATATATGACTGGCAAACTGGTAAAAGAGGCATAA
- the tyrS gene encoding tyrosine--tRNA ligase — protein MTCFEELKRRGLIAQMTDEKELEELINNGKATFYIGFDPTADSLHVGHFMALCLMKRLQMAGNKPIALVGGGTGMIGDPSGKTDMRKMLTPETIQHNCECFKKQMSKFIDFSDGKALMVNNGDWLLNLNYVDVLREVGACFSVNKMLTFECYKQRMERGLTFLEFNYMIMQSYDFYRLFQDYGCNMQFGGDDQWANMLGGTELIRKKLGKDAYAMTITLLLNSEGKKMGKTEKGAVWLDAEKTSPYDFYQYWRNVDDADVIKCLKLLTFVPIEQIEEMEQHMEGAEYNKAKELLAFELTKLIHGEEEAQKADAAAKAIFGGGADSADMPAVTLTADDVDENKQIGILNLLVKSGLAPSNGEARRLVQQNGIAVNGEKFTDPKGMVDLSEQVIIKKGKKVFLKVVLG, from the coding sequence ATGACTTGTTTTGAAGAACTCAAAAGAAGAGGACTCATCGCTCAGATGACAGATGAAAAGGAACTGGAAGAACTTATCAACAATGGTAAGGCTACTTTCTATATCGGTTTTGACCCCACCGCTGACAGCCTTCACGTTGGTCACTTCATGGCACTGTGCCTGATGAAGAGACTCCAGATGGCAGGCAACAAGCCTATTGCACTGGTAGGAGGCGGTACCGGTATGATCGGTGACCCTTCAGGTAAGACTGATATGCGTAAGATGCTTACTCCTGAGACTATCCAGCACAACTGTGAATGTTTCAAGAAGCAGATGAGCAAATTCATCGATTTCTCTGATGGTAAAGCACTGATGGTAAACAACGGCGACTGGCTGCTGAACCTCAATTATGTTGATGTTCTCCGTGAGGTAGGCGCTTGTTTCTCTGTAAACAAGATGCTGACATTTGAGTGCTATAAGCAGAGAATGGAGAGAGGTCTGACATTCCTGGAATTCAACTACATGATCATGCAGTCTTACGACTTCTACAGACTGTTCCAGGATTACGGTTGTAATATGCAGTTCGGCGGCGATGACCAGTGGGCAAATATGCTGGGCGGTACCGAGCTTATCAGAAAGAAGCTTGGCAAAGACGCTTACGCTATGACAATCACCCTGCTGCTCAACTCCGAGGGCAAGAAGATGGGTAAGACCGAAAAGGGTGCTGTTTGGCTTGATGCTGAAAAGACTTCTCCTTACGATTTCTATCAGTACTGGAGAAATGTTGATGATGCTGATGTTATCAAGTGTCTGAAACTGCTGACATTTGTTCCTATTGAGCAGATCGAAGAAATGGAGCAGCACATGGAAGGCGCCGAGTACAACAAGGCTAAGGAACTGCTGGCATTCGAGCTGACAAAGCTTATCCATGGTGAAGAAGAAGCTCAGAAGGCTGATGCTGCTGCGAAGGCAATTTTCGGCGGCGGAGCTGACAGTGCTGATATGCCTGCCGTTACACTCACAGCCGATGATGTTGATGAGAATAAGCAGATAGGCATACTGAATCTGCTTGTAAAGTCCGGTCTGGCTCCTTCCAATGGTGAAGCAAGAAGACTTGTTCAGCAGAACGGTATAGCTGTGAACGGTGAAAAGTTTACCGATCCTAAGGGTATGGTAGATCTCTCCGAGCAGGTCATTATCAAGAAGGGCAAGAAGGTATTCCTCAAAGTTGTTCTCGGCTGA
- a CDS encoding methyltransferase domain-containing protein, producing the protein MYICPVCKKKLNRVGNSWKCSNGHSFDIARKGHVNLLTTAKHNPKTAGDNADMVKARTEFLDKGYYLPLAEKLREVAGNVLQGEKSPVIIDSGCGEGFYTAELSKLENARIYGIDISKHAIAHCMTRVHLAGITNCQFAAASSFDLPFAGDSADAIISVFAPVCNDEYARVLKKGGTLIVVSPSPRHLFELKAAVYDMPYENKPNDYHLDKFNKGTDTVFEYKALLSSQKDIFDLFMMTPYFYKTSEEGMARLRSLDTIEVTCGFVIQVFLSR; encoded by the coding sequence ATGTATATCTGTCCCGTATGTAAGAAAAAACTTAATAGAGTAGGAAATTCATGGAAATGCTCCAACGGACACAGCTTTGATATAGCCCGCAAGGGTCATGTGAATCTTCTTACGACAGCAAAGCATAATCCTAAGACTGCCGGTGATAATGCCGACATGGTAAAGGCGCGAACGGAATTTCTTGATAAAGGTTATTATCTGCCTTTAGCTGAAAAACTTCGTGAAGTCGCAGGTAATGTGCTGCAAGGCGAAAAATCTCCTGTCATCATCGACAGCGGCTGCGGTGAGGGCTTTTATACCGCTGAACTCTCTAAGCTTGAAAACGCCCGTATCTACGGCATCGATATCTCAAAACACGCTATAGCCCATTGTATGACAAGGGTTCATCTTGCGGGGATAACGAACTGTCAATTCGCTGCAGCATCTTCATTTGACCTGCCTTTTGCGGGTGATTCAGCTGATGCAATAATAAGTGTATTTGCACCTGTCTGTAACGATGAGTATGCTCGGGTGTTAAAAAAAGGCGGCACACTTATTGTTGTTTCGCCTTCTCCACGGCACTTATTTGAATTAAAAGCAGCGGTTTACGATATGCCTTATGAAAACAAACCCAATGACTATCATCTTGATAAATTCAATAAAGGCACAGATACTGTTTTTGAATACAAAGCGCTTCTTTCATCACAGAAGGACATATTCGATCTCTTTATGATGACACCATACTTCTATAAAACATCCGAGGAGGGTATGGCTAGGTTGAGATCACTTGATACTATCGAGGTCACCTGCGGTTTTGTGATACAGGTATTTCTTAGTAGATAG